The sequence CGGCTGAGAAGAGACAAGTGTGATGATAGAGGAAAGATCCAACAGTTCGCGGTCTTCTTCCCGGTGAACCATCACCAGCTTGGGATGGGAGGCTTGTTTAAACCCTTCCACCAGCACCAGGTCCATCCCGCGATAAAAGGGTAAGAGCGCTACCGGCTCCTGTACCTTGTGCCAATCGATGACGGTACGGTCACCGGTGACCAGAGCGACTGGTCCCGCACCGGCTTGCCGGTGCCGCCAGGTATCTTTTCCCGGTTCGTCCCACTCCCAGGATTTCGGGTGGTGCTTGATCGTTCCTACGTTCCACCCCTGATTGGTCAGCATCTGTACCACTCGGGTAAGCAGAGTGGTTTTCCCGGATCCAGCGTATCCCACCACCTGGATCAACGGAGGCAACGAATGAGGTTGGTTCATCGACGGCCCACTCCTTTTTCCCCAGCATACCACAGACTTCATTTCTCCCTTTTCAAATATCCACAATCGCGGCGTTTCATCCATAAAAAAACACCCTATGGAGTTAAGGGGGTTGGTGAGTGGTAACCGTTACGTTCTGTTTCGCTTTGATGGACGACTGGGATCACGAGGTAGTAAAGATCACCAAGCCGATCCATATGAAAAGCCCAGATGCAAAAAAACCGGGTACCAAGGAAGTACTCGGGTTCAATAATCCACCCTCACTCCTATGGTACCCGGACCAAGCCCAGCTTCACATAAAACCGGATCTTCCTTCCCTCAGATTCCGCCCATATCTCTCCGCCGTGTTTTTCCACAATATTTTTGGCGATAGACAGCCCCAATCCGGAGCCACCCGTTTCCGGGGAGCGGGATCGATCGATCCGGTAAAATCGGTTAAACAACTGTTCCAAGTCTTTCTCCTTCAAAGGATCTCCAAAGTTTTGGACACAGATGACCGCTTGGTCCTCTTCCCTATATAGTCGAACGGTGATGTCTCTTTTTTTATCGCCATACTTGACTGCATTCATCAGTAGATTCTCAAATACCCGGACCATCTTTTCCGGGTCTACTTCCACCCTGATTCCTTCCTCAGGGATCTCTTTCTTGAATGTGGTTTGA is a genomic window of Desmospora profundinema containing:
- the mobB gene encoding molybdopterin-guanine dinucleotide biosynthesis protein B, which translates into the protein MNQPHSLPPLIQVVGYAGSGKTTLLTRVVQMLTNQGWNVGTIKHHPKSWEWDEPGKDTWRHRQAGAGPVALVTGDRTVIDWHKVQEPVALLPFYRGMDLVLVEGFKQASHPKLVMVHREEDRELLDLSSIITLVSSQPEQWKKRGPCLHWDDVEKVAAMIVQEAGLDSK